The segment ACCTTTTCCTCAAGGGTCATCCGACTGACCAAATCCTCTACCCGTTCCTCTATCGGCAGTTCTGGATTGAGGTAAGCCGGTTGACTAGAATCCCTTGACTCCATCAGCTCGTCGCGATCCAATTGCTCCTGCATCGGTATCCTCCTTTACTAACAAAGTTAGTGGTCTGCCCTATCGATACAAATGGCATTTGACCATCACACCATCCACGGTGACCTCTTGGGGCACCTGTTCTTCGCAGCGGGGCATGACCTGGGGGCAGCGGCCAGCAAACTTGCATCCCTGCTTGAGAAAGTCCTGTTCTTCAAAACTGGACAACTTGATCCGGCCCCGCCACTTGTTGTTAGGGTCCGGCTCCGGTACCGAATCCCGCAGAATCCTGGTGTAGGGGTGTTTGGGGGCCGTCAAAACTTTACCCACCGGACCCAATTCCACGATATTGCCTCGAAACATAATCGCGATGCGATCACTGACGTAGTAAGCGGTGGCCAGGTCATGGGTGATGTAAATCACGCTCACTCCCCGCTCCTCCTTCAGCACCTGAAACAGGTTGCATACCGACATCTTCAAGGAAGCATCGACCATGGAAACAGGTTCATCGGCCACAATCAGGGAGGGATTTGTGATCAGCGCCCGGGCAATGGAAATACGCTGGAGCTGTCCACCGGAAAACTCATGGGGATAGCGGCCCTGGACATCTGGTTGGGAGATTCCCACCAGGCTCAAGGCCTCAAGTATCCCCTGCTTGGTCTCTTCTTCAGTGGCGGCATCGGCATAATGCCAAGCAGTGGCCTTCAGGTAACTATCTACCGGCCGCAGGGGATTAAAGGTCTCAAAGGGATTTTGAAACACTGCCTGCACCCGCTTGTTGAAGCTGCTCCGCCGGTCTGTCTTGGCCAAGTCCTCTACATTAGTACCCTGGTACCGCACCTGGCCTTCCGTGGGTTCCAATAACCCTAGGATCATCTTGGCCAAGGTGGTCTTGCCCGATCCGCTCTCACCGGCTAAGGTAAATATTTCGGCCCTGTCCTCC is part of the Bacillota bacterium genome and harbors:
- a CDS encoding ABC transporter ATP-binding protein → MQTQVQTNLLAVDNVSKVFTIGGGFHRARLKAVEGASFTLQEDRAEIFTLAGESGSGKTTLAKMILGLLEPTEGQVRYQGTNVEDLAKTDRRSSFNKRVQAVFQNPFETFNPLRPVDSYLKATAWHYADAATEEETKQGILEALSLVGISQPDVQGRYPHEFSGGQLQRISIARALITNPSLIVADEPVSMVDASLKMSVCNLFQVLKEERGVSVIYITHDLATAYYVSDRIAIMFRGNIVELGPVGKVLTAPKHPYTRILRDSVPEPDPNNKWRGRIKLSSFEEQDFLKQGCKFAGRCPQVMPRCEEQVPQEVTVDGVMVKCHLYR